In a genomic window of Anoxybacter fermentans:
- the gyrB gene encoding DNA topoisomerase (ATP-hydrolyzing) subunit B, protein MSRDKYQYDAAQIQVLEGLEAVRKRPGMYIGSTDSRGLHHLVYEVVDNSIDEALAGFCDTIKVTIHQDNSITVEDNGRGIPVNIHPTMKKPALEVVMTVLHAGGKFGGDGGYKVTGGLHGVGVSVVNALSRWCEVKVRRNGKVYYQKYERGVPVTEVQVIGEADDTGTTTTFLPDNEIFEDIEFKFKILSQRLRELAFLNRGIKIILIDERPEENKKEVYEYAGGIVSFVEHLNKNKNVLHEPIYIHKEEKETTVEVAIQYNDGYQENIFSFANNINTHEGGTHLAGFKSALTRSLNDYVKKHNVIKGDENFSGEDVREGITAVISVKLLEPQFEGQTKTKLGNSDVRGIVDSIVFEGLSTFFEENPKIAKQIVEKAVNAARARQAAKKARELTRRKNALFNTALPGKLADCTSRVPEECEIYIVEGDSAGGSAKQGRDRRFQAILPLRGKILNVEKARLGKILNNNEIRALITALGTGIGDEFDITKARYGKIIIMTDADVDGAHIRTLLLTFFYRYMRQLIEEGYIYIAQPPLYKVKKGKEEYYVYNDRELNKLLNKIGKDKVLIQRYKGLGEMNPTQLWDTTMNPEKRVILKVQIEDAVQADEIFDTLMGDKVEPRRQFIQAHAKEVQNLDI, encoded by the coding sequence ATGAGTCGAGATAAATACCAATATGATGCTGCTCAAATACAGGTATTAGAAGGTCTTGAAGCTGTACGTAAACGACCAGGTATGTATATTGGTAGTACTGATAGTAGAGGTTTACATCATTTAGTTTATGAAGTTGTGGATAATAGTATTGATGAAGCATTAGCTGGTTTTTGCGATACTATCAAAGTAACTATACATCAGGATAATTCAATTACTGTAGAAGATAATGGTCGCGGTATTCCTGTCAATATCCATCCGACTATGAAAAAACCAGCTCTGGAAGTAGTTATGACTGTTCTCCATGCTGGTGGTAAATTTGGTGGAGATGGTGGATATAAAGTCACTGGTGGTTTACATGGTGTAGGTGTTTCTGTTGTTAATGCTCTTTCTAGATGGTGTGAGGTGAAAGTTCGCCGAAATGGTAAAGTTTATTATCAAAAATATGAACGGGGAGTTCCTGTTACTGAAGTTCAGGTTATAGGTGAAGCTGATGATACAGGAACTACAACAACATTTTTACCTGATAATGAGATTTTTGAGGATATTGAGTTTAAATTTAAGATATTAAGTCAACGTTTACGTGAATTAGCTTTTTTAAATCGTGGGATAAAGATAATCCTTATAGATGAACGCCCTGAGGAAAATAAAAAAGAGGTTTATGAATATGCTGGAGGAATTGTTTCATTTGTTGAACATCTGAATAAAAATAAAAACGTGCTACACGAGCCTATTTATATTCATAAAGAGGAGAAAGAGACCACAGTAGAAGTTGCGATTCAGTATAATGATGGCTATCAGGAAAATATATTTTCTTTTGCCAATAATATTAATACTCATGAAGGTGGTACTCATCTTGCAGGATTTAAAAGTGCTTTAACCCGATCATTAAATGATTATGTAAAAAAGCATAATGTGATTAAAGGTGATGAGAACTTTTCTGGGGAAGATGTTCGGGAAGGAATTACAGCAGTTATCAGTGTTAAATTATTAGAACCCCAGTTTGAAGGTCAGACCAAAACTAAATTAGGAAATAGTGATGTAAGGGGTATTGTAGATTCTATTGTTTTTGAAGGATTAAGTACATTTTTTGAAGAGAATCCTAAGATTGCAAAACAGATTGTTGAAAAAGCGGTTAATGCAGCCCGGGCACGACAGGCAGCTAAAAAAGCCAGAGAATTAACTCGAAGAAAAAATGCATTATTTAACACGGCATTGCCCGGGAAATTAGCTGATTGTACAAGCAGAGTTCCCGAAGAATGTGAAATATATATTGTAGAGGGAGATTCTGCGGGAGGTTCTGCTAAGCAAGGGCGTGATCGGCGTTTTCAAGCAATATTACCCCTTAGAGGTAAAATATTAAATGTGGAAAAGGCAAGGTTAGGAAAAATTTTAAATAATAATGAGATTCGAGCACTAATTACAGCCCTTGGTACTGGGATAGGTGATGAATTTGACATAACCAAAGCCCGTTATGGTAAAATTATTATTATGACCGATGCTGATGTGGATGGTGCTCATATTCGGACATTGTTGTTAACATTCTTCTACCGATATATGCGTCAGTTAATTGAAGAGGGCTATATTTATATTGCCCAGCCTCCTTTATATAAAGTCAAAAAAGGAAAAGAGGAGTATTATGTATATAACGATCGGGAACTCAATAAATTATTAAATAAGATCGGTAAAGATAAGGTTTTAATACAGCGTTATAAAGGTCTAGGTGAGATGAATCCAACCCAGCTTTGGGATACGACTATGAACCCTGAAAAACGGGTTATTTTAAAAGTTCAGATCGAAGATGCTGTTCAAGCAGATGAAATTTTCGACACTTTAATGGGAGATAAAGTAGAACCAAGACGGCAATTTATTCAGGCACATGCAAAAGAAGTACAAAACCTGGATATTTAG
- the gyrA gene encoding DNA gyrase subunit A, with translation MEGIQNDHVKLVGIEDQMKNAYLDYAMSVIVGRALPDVRDGLKPVHRRILYAMYELGMYPNKPYKKSARIVGEVLGKYHPHGDSAVYDTMVRMAQDFSYRYPLIDGHGNFGSIDGDAAAAMRYTEARMSQITMELLSDIDKNTVDFRPNFDDSLKEPEVLPARLPNLLINGASGIAVGMATNIPPHNLGEVIDGIIMLIDNPEVSIEKLMKVIKGPDFPTGGIIMGRNRIKKAYKTGRGHLKVRARTNIEEMKNGKHRIVVTEIPYQVNKAKLIEKIAELVREGKIKGITDLRDESDREGLRIVIELRKDVVPKIVLNQLFKHTRLQVTFGVINLVLVNNEPKVLNLKELLQEYISHQKEVVTRRIKYDLKKAEDKAHILEGLRIALADIDRVIQLIRSSKDTAIAKERLIDTFKMTERQAQAILDMRLQRLTGLEREKIEIEYKELLEKIAFYKDVLNDEKKLYGIIKEELLELKEKYADERRTEIVQDYSSLDAEDLIPQKDSVITLTHQGYIKRMPLDLYRSQRRGGRGITGMSTKEEDFVECMITATTHDYFLFFTNKGLVYRLKGYQIPEASRQSRGTAIVNLLELQPDERVTAVIPVRNFSENKYLVTITKNGLIKKTPLVDYESKYTSLIGVTLREGDELISVRLAEEGQDIIVGTAHGKAIRFSEREVRSMGRSAQGVKAITLDPQDYVVGMGVISEGSRILTVTNKGYGKLTLESEYRPQTRGGKGLITIRLTEKNGHLITLRVVNKEKEIMMISSGGIMIRIPIEEISVLGRNTLGVKMMRLDPEDEVVSVALIDPEDEKEIEEPEKNDTDIDEIDDLDNDKVDYPDFIDQEYDEDIGDD, from the coding sequence ATGGAAGGGATACAGAATGACCATGTAAAATTGGTTGGTATTGAAGATCAGATGAAAAATGCTTATCTAGATTATGCCATGAGTGTTATAGTAGGCCGTGCATTACCTGATGTCCGTGATGGTTTAAAACCGGTTCACCGGAGAATTCTTTATGCTATGTATGAATTGGGAATGTATCCTAATAAACCCTATAAAAAATCTGCGAGAATTGTTGGTGAAGTACTTGGTAAATACCATCCGCACGGAGATAGTGCTGTCTATGACACTATGGTTCGGATGGCCCAGGATTTTTCATATCGATATCCGTTGATTGATGGCCACGGTAATTTCGGTTCCATTGATGGTGATGCAGCTGCTGCCATGCGTTATACTGAGGCAAGAATGTCTCAAATAACTATGGAACTCTTGTCTGATATTGACAAAAACACAGTTGATTTCCGTCCAAATTTTGACGATTCATTAAAGGAACCGGAAGTTTTGCCAGCGCGTTTGCCAAATTTATTAATTAACGGTGCATCAGGTATTGCGGTTGGTATGGCTACTAATATACCACCTCATAATTTGGGTGAGGTGATTGACGGAATTATTATGTTGATTGATAATCCTGAGGTTAGTATAGAAAAATTAATGAAGGTAATCAAAGGCCCTGATTTTCCAACCGGTGGAATAATTATGGGTAGAAATCGGATTAAAAAAGCGTATAAAACCGGTCGCGGGCATCTAAAAGTTAGGGCCAGAACTAATATTGAAGAGATGAAAAATGGAAAACATAGAATTGTTGTTACCGAAATTCCATACCAGGTCAATAAAGCTAAGTTGATTGAAAAGATTGCAGAACTGGTACGGGAAGGTAAAATAAAAGGTATTACAGATTTACGCGACGAATCAGACCGTGAAGGTCTGCGGATTGTCATTGAATTGAGAAAAGATGTTGTTCCTAAAATTGTTTTAAACCAATTGTTTAAACATACTCGGTTGCAGGTTACTTTTGGGGTTATTAATCTGGTTTTAGTTAACAATGAGCCAAAAGTTTTAAACTTAAAGGAACTTCTTCAGGAATATATTTCACACCAAAAAGAAGTAGTAACCAGAAGAATCAAATATGATCTTAAAAAAGCAGAGGATAAAGCCCATATTCTTGAGGGTTTACGGATTGCTCTTGCTGATATTGATCGGGTTATTCAGTTAATCCGTAGTTCAAAGGACACAGCGATCGCCAAAGAGCGTTTGATTGATACTTTTAAAATGACAGAACGGCAGGCTCAGGCGATTTTAGATATGCGCTTGCAACGTTTAACAGGTTTAGAGCGGGAAAAGATTGAAATTGAATACAAAGAACTTCTTGAAAAGATTGCTTTTTATAAAGATGTTTTGAATGATGAAAAGAAATTATATGGTATTATTAAAGAAGAGTTACTAGAGCTTAAAGAAAAGTATGCTGATGAAAGAAGGACTGAGATTGTCCAGGACTATTCTTCTCTGGATGCAGAAGATTTAATTCCTCAGAAAGATTCAGTAATTACTCTAACTCATCAAGGTTATATCAAACGGATGCCCCTCGATCTTTATCGAAGTCAACGTCGGGGTGGCCGTGGGATTACTGGTATGAGTACAAAAGAAGAAGATTTTGTTGAGTGCATGATAACAGCCACAACACATGATTATTTCCTCTTTTTTACCAATAAGGGTCTTGTCTATCGGTTAAAAGGATACCAGATCCCTGAAGCTTCTCGACAATCCCGAGGTACAGCTATTGTTAACTTATTGGAACTTCAACCTGATGAACGAGTTACCGCTGTAATACCTGTTAGGAATTTCTCGGAAAATAAATATTTAGTTACTATTACAAAGAATGGATTAATTAAGAAGACACCACTTGTTGACTATGAATCCAAATATACCAGTTTGATTGGAGTTACTTTACGTGAAGGGGATGAATTGATCTCTGTAAGACTTGCAGAGGAAGGTCAGGATATTATTGTCGGTACTGCTCATGGTAAAGCAATTCGCTTTAGTGAAAGAGAAGTACGTTCGATGGGACGTTCTGCTCAGGGAGTCAAGGCAATTACTTTAGATCCTCAAGATTATGTAGTTGGTATGGGTGTGATTAGTGAAGGTAGCCGGATTCTGACGGTTACTAACAAAGGTTATGGTAAATTAACTCTGGAATCTGAGTATCGTCCTCAAACTCGTGGAGGTAAAGGTCTTATTACTATACGACTTACTGAAAAGAATGGTCATTTAATTACATTGCGCGTAGTGAACAAAGAAAAAGAGATTATGATGATTTCTTCAGGTGGAATCATGATCCGTATTCCTATCGAAGAAATTTCTGTTCTAGGTCGGAATACTCTTGGTGTTAAGATGATGCGTCTTGATCCAGAGGATGAAGTAGTCTCTGTTGCGTTGATTGATCCAGAAGATGAAAAAGAGATAGAAGAACCAGAGAAAAACGATACAGATATCGATGAAATAGATGATTTAGATAATGACAAAGTTGATTATCCTGATTTTATAGATCAAGAATATGATGAAGATATAGGAGACGATTAA